Genomic DNA from Gaiellales bacterium:
GCGACTGACGCTGCTGCGGCGCCACAACATCGGTTTCATCTTCCAGTTCTTCAACCTGCTGCCGACGCTGACGGCCGAGGAGAACATCCTGCTCCCGCTCCAGATCGCGGGCACGAAGCCCGACTCCGAGTGGGTCGAGTCCGTGATCGACCGGGTCGGCCTTGGCGACCGCCGGCGGCACCGGCCGGCCGAGCTCTCGGGCGGCCAGCAGCAGCGCGTCGCGATCGCCCGCGCGCTCGTGTCGCGGCCCACCGTGATCTTCGCCGACGAGCCGACGGGCAACCTCGACTCGGCCACCGGCGGCGAGATCCTGACCGTGCTGCGCGAGGCGGTCGACTCTTTCCAGCAGACGACGGTCATGGTGACCCATGACGCCGGGGCGGCCGCGATCGCCGATCGCGCGCTGTTCCTGGCCGACGGGCTGATCGTGCGCGACGCGCCCTGCGGGGACGCCGGCGACATCATGGCCATCATGGCC
This window encodes:
- a CDS encoding ABC transporter ATP-binding protein; translation: MGVIAATDVTRRYGEGDAAVDALKGVSLDVPAGQFAAVMGPSGSGKSTLMHILAGLDRPTTGTVAIDGTDITELNDKRLTLLRRHNIGFIFQFFNLLPTLTAEENILLPLQIAGTKPDSEWVESVIDRVGLGDRRRHRPAELSGGQQQRVAIARALVSRPTVIFADEPTGNLDSATGGEILTVLREAVDSFQQTTVMVTHDAGAAAIADRALFLADGLIVRDAPCGDAGDIMAIMADLSAR